In the Silene latifolia isolate original U9 population chromosome 1, ASM4854445v1, whole genome shotgun sequence genome, TATCATTAAGTGACAAGTTGAGTCAGGTTCGGTTCAAATCATTATTGAGTAAGGGGTTACAAATTTTCAAATTCGAACCTATAATTTCATGATGTTAAAATGATTCTTAGATGTATTTACATTAGTATTAAATTACAACAATTCAGAAAAATTGTCAATTTGATCTTATTTAGTCATATTATTAAACTAATGCATTATCAAATCATCTATCTACTATCATAAATTGAGTCACTTGTTATCTTCGGTTAGCTTTGATTCATCTCAAATTTTGTTATCAATAACAGTCATATCAGCTTAACCTTGAGCTGAATTCAACTCCACTAAACTTTTCGAATTTTACCCAACCAAATTCCAAACAGTCCCCATTAAATTCCTTAAATCACTTAATTTGAAATAAACTCAAATAAAAGCAAAATAATACACCTACAAAATTGCTCTATGTCATCACCCAACCATACACCCCCACACAATCATCAAAACCCAAAgaagaaccaattgggaaaatactctaattaatgaaataaatagtaCATAGAATTAAAATCATGTCCTTATCCATAAATACCAACCAAAATCATTTTACTATTGTGTGCACACACACATACAAATTCTCATAAAACGACAACTTTTTCGTACTATACTCTTGTGCCACTACTACTCTGTACCACCTCTGCCACCTTCAAATTACCTCACAACATTTCCATTCAACTCTTTTTGTTGTACCACATTCCTCTGCAATTTCACTCTAAAGATGGTATCCTttccgtctcaattatttatttacgtCTTTTTATTCTTTCTAAGGCGGAATGTGTATAATTTACTCATTTCATTTTATGGTCTTACATTTTTATATGAAATTAATTATGAAATTTGCAGGTGGGTTATCGTTCAATTCCACAATGGTTGGATTCACTGTTAAAAGAAGAATTCTTTGAGCCTTGTTCAATTCATgctgaaaaaaaggagaaaaatttCTACTGTTTTGATTGTTGTTCTAGTGTTTGTCAATCTTGTCTTTTTCGACATCGAAAACACATAATTCTTCAGGTATAATTTAATCGAATTTATTTACATTAGTTTAATTATTTCACTTAATTTTCATTAATTAAAAGGTGTTGAAAATTTGatatgttttttttatttaattaatgatTAGGTGAGAAGATATGTGTACCATGATGTTCTAAAGCTGTCTGATGCTCGGAATTTTATGGATTGCTCTGGAATTCAAGTAATTTTCTTATACATAATCTCACTTATAACCGTCGTAAACTTAAAGCGGTCTTTTTCATAAaaccgtcttaagtttaagacgttTTCGTTCATGTTGTCAAATTACATCAATTCTATAATTCTCATTAGTTCAACAAACAAATAAAGTTTCTGTCTTTTAATGATTTAATTAATTGGTTTTATGTtgaaatttagagagaattctGATTAAATTATGTTTTTAGATGAATTGCTTTGGCATTCAAGTAATTGTTCTTACCCATAATCTAATTTAGAATTGTCATGAGCTTAAAACGGTCTTTTTCATgaaaccgtcttaaacttaagatgGGTTTCCTTCATGTTGTCAAATTACATCGATTCTAAGTTTTTGAAGCAATACCCATAATTCTCTTTAGTTCAACCAACATATAAAGTTTCTGTTTTTTTGGTGATTTGAATTTAATTGATTTTATGTTGAAATTTGAAGAGAATTGTAATTAAATTATGTTTTTTGATGGATTACTCTGGCATTCAAGTAATTTTTCTTACCCATAATCTAATTTAGAATCGTCATAAGTTTAAAACGGTCTTTttcataaaaccgtcttaaacttaagacgctCTTCATTCATGTTGCGATGTTGCCATAATTCTTTTTAGTTGTTGAACCAACAAATAAAGATtctgttttttttgttgattCAATTAGTTGATTTTATGTTGAATTTAAAGAAAATTGTGGTTAAATTATGTTTTTTGATGGATTGCTCTACTATTCAAGTAATTTTCTTTACACATAATCGAATTTAAAATCGTCAGAAGCTTAAATTGGTCTTTCTCATGAAACCGTCTGAAACTTAAGACGATTTTCTTTCATGCAGTCAAATTAAACCATTATGTATCATTTTAAAACCGTCATATGCTTAAAATGATCCTTTTCATGAAACcgtcttagttttaatcgattTTTTTTGTGTTGATTATGAAGGCATATATTTCAAACAATGCAAAAGTGGTATTTTTGAAGGAGAGACCATTAAACAGACATTACAAAGGCTCAGAAAGTTCATGCTTCACATGTAATAGAAATCTTCAAGACCCTTTCATCTTTTGCTGTCTTTCTTGCAAGGTTAGAAAATTCACTTCTTTTTTTCTCTTCATTTTAGttcaattaatatttaattaattagttagtgataataataataatcaacaaTTGAAATTTGAGATAATTGCACAAATTTGTTTTTATAAAGTTGCATAACATTTTATTCTAGACAACTTTTAATTCCCAGTGATCAAAGACCCAGCTTGGCAGCatgtgtaagacggttttataaaaaaaaaattatctggTGTAAGTAATTGAAGGTTTAACGATAGTTTGTGTAAGATGGTTTTATAAAAAATTATCTCTAGAGACTCCAAGTATTGGTGAATTTATAAAGTTGTGAATTCGGAGACCCAATTAATCCTAAAGCATACAAGATTATGATTACGTTAATTTGCCaggttaagcacattgttgcaACTCAAGGGAGTTTGCAATTAAACCTGTCAAACAAAACAATGATGGGATTTTCTGACGTGGACGAGTGCCAAATTACCCCTGACTCGGTCCTTAACTCGCCATCCGGTTCAACAGCCAACAGTGATCTTCAGACCGCTTTGTTGTGTACTGCGACAAATGAGGTTGTTAGGAAGAAACGGAGTAATCTTGCGGCTCAATGCGGTCTGAACCGGGTTTCTACATGCTCCGAACCGGGTGATACTCATTTGAACCGGAGGAAAAGGGTACCGAACCGAGCCCCTTTATGCTGAAGTGGATTCTTATTTTCTTTACCAAAAGTggaaactatttgtccttttggAATATATGGGGAGTTTTTTTTGGTCCCTTTTTCTCCCATTTTTTTGGATATGTTCCTTAATCTCTAATCAATTGGTTATTCCACCTATTTCGGTAAACTCGTTCCGATTTTCATATATTGTTATCTTAGACAAATTTTTACGATTTCTCTTTTTAACATCTCCTGCTTTATAGCACTACATTACTTTAAAATCTCTTCTTAACAAATATTATATTGAGAATTGCTTTTACCTTAGTACGGAGTAGTTAGTTATTCGAATTTAGTTTTATTGCACCATTCTAAAAGGCTTATTAAACATTTGAGAACTCCCATTAATTATataaacggaaaattcacgtgctatcctcgaactttgccattttgcacatggtatccaactttttaagtttgtgtacattataccctccatgtttgattttcatgtacaccatattttttttgTCGCtctaaaaaaactcaattgcgcataatTCCTAGATCGGAATTCAGAATCGGCCAATTTTTTTCGTtaaatgattatctcgtcataatctacgatttgagaaaaaaattgtCGGCTGACAATAAATTTTATATGgtttttttaacgaaaatctcaaatcaaatatatcttcgatcataaatttccgaatgaccaatttcgttttatcaatttatagatctcgaagagttaatcaatttggaaaaaaacattagtcaattccgatttctggtctatagcttatgctcaattgaaatttttaaaaacgataaaaaagACATGTTCTGCTTAAAAATCAATTTCAAGGATGTcaatgtgcacaaacttaaacaGTTGGATACCACGTAAAAAATTGCAAAATTTACGGGTATTACCTGAATTTTCCATTATATAAATTACTACGTATTGGATATTGACGCAAGCACCAGTGGGTACAGACCCGAGTTCGATTCCCAGCTGgggcattttttttttaaatgttttttttGTTGTGAAATAAGAGATGAGATAATTGTAGAGAGAAGACAGAGAGAGGAAAAGAGAGACAAAAACTATGTATTATTGCATTATGAGGGgtttatatatacacatacaatagAGTAGAGTTTCCATAATATAATATCTCTAGAATATCCTAACATAtagacatccatataatattacataataatatttcataacactcccccttggatgtccattactgaagaagatgcctcgttaaaaacctcACTAGAAAAACCCTTTGGGAAAAATACTGGCGAAGGAAAAGAGTACactaatcttcaaacacgcataataatagttgcctcgttaaaaccttttcatggaaaacccagtgggacaaaaccatggataaggaaaaagagtacaacgcgtgttactccccctgatgattacataacttgatgTATCTTGAAATGAACCATACTTTAACGTAACTTCTCGTCTCGATAGTTGAATAAAATCCACTGTAGTTGATAAACTTATATCTTCAAATCCTTGATAATCTCTATCTTCATATTTCATTAGAACTCACAATCTGGGTGTAGTCATTTGTGATGACTCTTGGATCTTTTTCAAATAATACTTCCACAATAGTGATAGAGAATTTCTCGATAGATACATAATATTATATGTCAAGAATAACTCGTCTTAATAATCATAGCGTATCAATGCGCTTATTGTGCTACCTCattaaaaaccttgctaggaaaaacccaTTGGGACAAAAAAAACCTAGacgaagggaaaaagagtgtagccatcattccttaattccttatcataaggagaatcaatccgataattattgaataaatcatccaatacTTTTGAGCGCTTATCTTTGTTAAACCACATATGTATGAATTAACATTCTCATTGTAGACTTTGACTATTATTTTCCAATCCTtatggtacttctggaccataaattaatttcacatgtttagcatgaaactcatttaaatcattattctcatatgctcaaacttcaggttgagacaataaTAATTTCCTTCAAGTAAACTCTACATGAATTTAAATATTCCATTTTGGAAATAATCACGATAACTTTTCATTCGTGTCGTAGAGGTTCATATTTAATCATGAGTTCCCAAAACTCAAGAGGCTCCTATAGGGAGTTATCCTCGTTGGAGTTTCTCGTAAGATAACATTTCTCCTTTTAAAATATTTATCAAAATATAACAATATAATTAAtcatgtgcatgcatatgatatgtaactaattctaaacaacattctaaaacaatgcaataacttatataaaataaaactaattaatATGCAAATGAATTTAATCTCTAAATAcacatgatgatgactcgataatgcaaactgtacagtttcattttccaatattcataattTCAATTGACTTCAGGTCAATAGTTGGACATTtagtccatgagctcatttataatcataACTTATATGTCGACAATCAAAACTGGACTTACTTATAAGATCCCCATTATCTAGTCCATTATATTCCGCGCGCAAATGCATATCGGTTCCTTAAacatatcgatataatttcaatATCTCGTGATATTGTCAGTACTGATCAATGATATCTGAATATATTTGGTACCATTCCTTTTCTATATAGgtcatctattattattattcagaTATCTATGTCGCTTTCGGGACATCCAAATTTCTTAACTCCATAGGAGTACCAACTGCTAATTCTTGCCGTTTTCTTATTACTTGAAATATGTGAACCGATATGACTCTCACACTACATTCCACGTGTGGCTATTGTTCAATTTGGCAAGAATCTaattttcattacatatattttctatgactaatgtatagctcgctataccacatatagggctaaactgtctataattaaatcataTATTTTAATGTAACATATTACATTTTGATAAGGTGATGAAACTGGTAGTATAATACATCTTCATAACGAAATGAATACCATCATTTCTAATTCACCTAACCTCTACTCGATGTatttcatattgaaaacaaactGCTGAACTTCAGGTCCAGTTGGGGATAATATACTTatttgtttttaccagcttttccttatcattctccccctaaggtggtaaaaattATCTATACCAGATAGATTTAATGGGCAATAAATCATTATATCCACCTTAATTGTCTTATGCAGTTGGTTTTTCAATGTGCTGAATCACAATGCCCAATTTGGAGACTAACGATTCCATATAATAATCAAACTGTGATCTCCAATATTAAATATACTCAGTCTTTGTGTaatgtcttgcctttaataaatttacacgagagagtttcagcacttatattttccttaggataaacttcaggtttatcaaaacgggtataatAAGAACCCGGATGGCCTTACTATGTCACATCTGGATCATTTCATGTCAAGTTTCTTCGTTGCCAACAACCCATGGCAATCTTTTATAATCTATCCGGccagataaatgatgtgacatatgACACAACAAGTGTCTCGTATATGTAGGCAAGAATAATCAACGTTCCTTCAGGGAACATGACTATATATTACTTTTTGAGTATTTTCATATATAATTATTATATCACACGCTCAACAAATATTAACATAATTTAACTTTCAAATAAATTATTGCCTTCAAACTTATCatatattaacctaataaaccaaACATTATAACTAACAGAGGAGGTAAGTTTAAAACAATTTCGGGGTATAAACAATGATTATAACTAtcacaattaaataataccattATCCTTACATAATTATACAGTTAGTTGTAATTGATGTATAGCTTTTTAC is a window encoding:
- the LOC141642078 gene encoding protein RGF1 INDUCIBLE TRANSCRIPTION FACTOR 1-like, with protein sequence MVGYRSIPQWLDSLLKEEFFEPCSIHAEKKEKNFYCFDCCSSVCQSCLFRHRKHIILQVRRYVYHDVLKLSDARNFMDCSGIQAYISNNAKVVFLKERPLNRHYKGSESSCFTCNRNLQDPFIFCCLSCKVKHIVATQGSLQLNLSNKTMMGFSDVDECQITPDSVLNSPSGSTANSDLQTALLCTATNEVVRKKRSNLAAQCGLNRVSTCSEPGDTHLNRRKRVPNRAPLC